In Juglans regia cultivar Chandler chromosome 5, Walnut 2.0, whole genome shotgun sequence, the following are encoded in one genomic region:
- the LOC108996225 gene encoding uncharacterized protein LOC108996225: METNTFSLELLTNDNYADWSVKMKNNLLAQGLWDIVETCSKPPKPDDDVVEFKTWKKMNAAALHAIQSSCGMDILSRISKISSAKIAWETLAEMFMEMRLVLYNTVEQGHSCSSDTLDSGQDMPTGTGANQKVESGNSSSAHKSGNMETNILSLELSLGTGANQRHESGNSSDNQDRSNSSNILDNGQNTIIQIEDDNSIIDKGNFSSSNSPGPEMEDDYAALLKAVQSGNWNATRELLMKDHPAALTARIMNTGGTVLHAAVNAEQEHIVEELVNMISENDLEMQNELGFTALHSTTIIGNRRMAECLIIKNKRLVSIRDYRKELPVSLAMAFDHRELARYLYSQTPLEDLEAEEGCHGASLLNRCIYYGDLDMALKLMKRCPSLAFAKDHQSPHVYPLEVLAYNSTDAFELSGNYGMVFWKQWIYNHCIHDISEADLDRAADQEKNIESVLRADLWRKLVSRLLNLLGFKRLYETKLVRAQFRRLLILMCQESQRNRYDLKIIMKAVVGAIKRGNFEFVCHIVKANPEILWRGMFHWVVLHRQHRIFSLIYSLKQKNVVLNLIDESDNIILHMAGKVIENTAIDHIRGAALQMQREVQWFQEVERICPPSYKETLNKDGLTPEQLFTKDHQEMRKEGERWMKDTATSCTVVGALIITIMFAAAFTIPGGNNQDTGMPILVHDKLFTLFIVADSLSLFSSTTSVLMFLGILTSHYAEKDFLRSLPRKMIIGLFALFFSIASMMIAFSTALLLMLRGKYQIVIPIIGLASIPVILFVVMQSRLLVEMFNSTYRLGIFDRKMKSLF, translated from the exons ATGGAGACAAACACTTTTTCACTTGAACTTCTTACAAACGATAATTATGCGGATTGGAGCgtcaagatgaaaaataatctgTTGGCTCAAGGTCTTTGGGACATTGTTGAAACATGCTCGAAACCTCCCAAACCAGATGATGATGTGGTTGAATTCAAGACTTGGAAAAAGATGAATGCTGCAGCATTACATGCAATCCAAAGTTCGTGTGGTATGGACATACTTTCTCGAATCAGTAAAATTAGTTCTGCCAAAATTGCTTGGGAAACATTGGCTGAAATGTTCATGGAAATGCGGCTGGTTTTGTACAACACGGTTGAGCAAGGACACTCTTGCTCATCAGATACCTTAGATAGTGGACAGGACATGCCAACAGGGACTGGAGCTAATCAGAAAGTTGAGAGTGGAAACTCTTCAAGTGCACACAAatcag GCAACATGGAAACAAACATTTTATCTCTTGAACTGTCACTAGGGACTGGAGCTAATCAGAGACATGAGAGTGGAAATTCTTCAGACAACCAAGATCGTTCTAACTCATCAAACATCTTAGATAATGGACAGAATACGATAATACAGATTGAAGATGATAATTCGATAATTGATAAAGGAAACTTTTCAAGTTCAAACAgcccag GGCCTGAGATGGAGGATGATTATGCGGCCTTACTCAAGGCTGTGCAAAGTGGTAATTGGAACGCTACAAGAGAACTCCTCATGAAGGACCACCCAGCTGCGTTGACAGCAAGAATAATGAATACGGGTGGGACAGTTCTTCACGCTGCTGTTAATGCTGAACAGGAACATATAGTGGAGGAGTTGGTCAATAtgatttcggaaaatgatttgGAAATGCAAAATGAATTGGGCTTTACAGCTCTACATTCGACAACTATTATTGGGAATCGGAGGATGGCAGAGTGTCTGATTATAAAGAACAAGAGGTTGGTCAGCATTAGGGATTATCGAAAAGAACTTCCAGTTTCTCTGGCTATGGCCTTTGATCATAGAGAATTGGCTCGCTATCTCTATTCTCAAACTCCGTTGGAAGATTTGGAGGCAGAAGAAGGCTGCCATGGTGCTTCACTTCTTAACCGTTGTATTTATTACGGAGATTTAG ATATGGCTTTGAAATTAATGAAGCGTTGTCCTAGTTTGGCTTTTGCCAAGGACCATCAATCACCACATGTCTACCCTTTGGAGGTATTAGCTTATAATTCGACTGACGCATTCGAGCTGAGTGGAAATTATGGGATGGTGTTTTGGAAACAATGGATCTACAATCACT GTATACATGACATTTCAGAAGCAGATTTAGATCGTGCTGccgatcaagaaaaaaatatcgaATCAG TACTGCGAGCTGATCTATGGCGCAAACTAGTTTCACGTCTCTTGAACCTCTTGg GATTCAAGCGTTTATATGAAACGAAGTTGGTACGAGCTCAATTCCGACGACTTCTGATCCTTATGTGTCAAGAAAGCCAAAGAAATCGATATGATCTGAAAATTATTATGAAAGCAGTGGTCGGTGCTATCAAGAGAGGGAACTTTGAATTTGTTTGTCATATAGTCAAAGCAAATCCAGAAATTTTGTGGAGGGGCATGTTCCATTGGGTCGTCCTACATCGTCAACATAGGATCTTTAGCCTTATATACAgcttaaaacaaaagaatgttgTACTAAATTTGATAGATGAATCCGACAATATAATATTGCATATGGCAGGGAAGGTAATAGAAAATACTGCAATCGATCATATAAGAGGAGCAGCTTTGCAAATGCAAAGAGAAGTTCAATGGTTTCAG GAGGTGGAACGCATATGCCCTCCCTCTTATAAGGAAACTTTAAACAAAGATGGTTTGACTCCCGAACAATTGTTTACGAAAGACCACCAAGAAATgagaaaagagggagaaagaTGGATGAAGGACACAGCAACTTCTTGTACAGTGGTCGGGGCTCTCATCATTACCATTATGTTCGCGGCAGCATTTACCATTCCTGGTGGTAACAATCAAGATACAGGCATGCCAATCCTCGTGCATGACAAACTTTTTACACTCTTTATAGTAGCTGATTCTCTATCACTATTTTCTTCCACGACTTCAGTATTAATGTTTTTAGGAATCCTTACATCACATTATGCAGAAAAAGACTTTCTTAGATCCTTGCCTAGAAAGATGATTATAGGCCTTTTCgctctcttcttctctattgCATCTATGATGATAGCCTTTTCTACTGCTCTTTTACTTATGTTACGTGGAAAATACCAGATCGTCATTCCTATTATTGGTTTGGCTAGTATTCCCGTTATTCTATTTGTAGTGATGCAATCTCGCCTTCTTGTTGAGATGTTTAATTCAACCTATAGACTAGGTATCTTTGATAGAAAAATGAAGtctttgttttaa